From the genome of Epinephelus moara isolate mb chromosome 10, YSFRI_EMoa_1.0, whole genome shotgun sequence, one region includes:
- the LOC126396890 gene encoding LOW QUALITY PROTEIN: duodenase-1-like (The sequence of the model RefSeq protein was modified relative to this genomic sequence to represent the inferred CDS: deleted 1 base in 1 codon): MHALHKILLFHVLTCLRGKARGSEIINGEKTPENSMLYMVSLQNNGGQHVCGGFLINEDFVLTAAHCDDGSITRVVLGTHNLKNINYVNIRNIQQRYKHPYYQTVGKGKDIMLLKLAEKARLDNRVQTIPLPRPETNINQNQRCRVAGWGSIKTNGSVVDDLRVVDVSIFNLQVCKEKWSRLPLPDSVICAGGYKTNKGFCQGDSGGPLVCDGKAVGVVSFNNNKNCNYPNVPNVYTETSKYLGWIKSIIKPYE, translated from the exons ATGCATGCTCTGCACAAGATTCTGCTTTTTCATGTTCTGACATGTCTCAGGGGAAAAG CACGTGGGAGTGAAATCATAAACGGGGAAAAAACCCCGGAGAATTCAATGCTGTATATGGTCTCTCTGCAGAACAACGGAGGACAACATGTGTGTGGAGGATTCCTAATCAATGAAGACTTTGTGCTCACTGCTGCACACTGTGATGACG GCAGCATTACACGTGTTGTTCTTGGCACCCACAATCTCAAGAACATTAACTACGTAAACATAAGAAACATTCAACAGAGATACAAACACCCATATTATCAGACAGTAGGAAAGGGAAAGGACATCATGCTCCTCAAA CTGGCTGAGAAGGCTCGACTGGACAACAGAGTCCAGACAATTCCACTTCCCAGACCtgaaacaaacataaatcaA AACCAAAGGTGCCGTGTAGCTGGATGGGGTTCCATAAAAACTAATGGTAGCGTTGTTGATGATCTGAGAGTGGTGGATGTGTCTATCTTCAACCTGCAAGTCTGTAAGGAGAAATGGTCTCGTCTTCCTCTTCCTGACAGTGTTATCTGTGCAGGTGGATATAAGACCAACAAAGGATTCTGTCAG GGTGATTCTGGTGGTCCTCTGGTGTGTGACGGGAAGGCTGTTGGAGTCGTGtctttcaacaacaacaaaaactgtaaCTACCCAAATGTGCCCAACGTCTACACGGAGACCTCAAAATATCTTGGCTGGATCAAAAGCATCATCAAACCTTATGAGTAA
- the LOC126397269 gene encoding mast cell protease 8-like isoform X1: MKLCCVKRVDSNSPTQQVEHPVATMHGLHKFLLFNVLACLGRNLSGSGIIGGGKAPENSMLYMASIQSNNKHVCGGFRISKDIVVTAARCDVNLDTAKVVLSTQKPGSAIKTVKYISKKCKHPSYENFTKGNDIMLLQVAGEEGMNVGVTTIELTDIQVEANKQCRVAGWGCTTPGGDTVDDLKVADVSIINLQVCKKKKWPGLSADVICAGGYSTKRTLCKGDFGGPLVCDGKAAGVASYNKCGNCNRENEPSIYTDISKFLPWINKVVKTNDWTDCKE; this comes from the exons ATGAAACTGTGCTGTGTGAAAAGGGTTGACTCAAATTCCCCAACACAACAGGTTGAGCATCCTGTCGCCACGATGCACGGTCTGCACAAGTTCCTGCTGTTCAATGTCCTGGCTTGTCTCGGACGAAACC TATCTGGGAGTGGAATTATAGGTGGAGGAAAAGCCCCGGAGAACTCGATGCTGTATATGGCCTCGATACAGAGCAACAATAAACATGTGTGTGGAGGATTCCGCATCAGTAAAGACATtgtggtcactgctgcacgctgTGATGT gaatCTGGATACAGCAAAAGTTGTTCTGAGCACCCAAAAACCTGGTAGTGCtataaaaacagtgaaataCATCAGCAAGAAGTGCAAACACCCCTCTTATGAGAATTTTACAAAAGGAAATGACATCATGCTCCTACAA GTGGCGGGGGAGGAGGGAATGAATGTTGGTGTAACAACAATTGAATTGACTGATATTCAGGTAGAAGCAAACAAACAGTGCCGTGTAGCTGGATGGGGTTGCACTACACCTGGTGGTGACACTGTAGATGATCTGAAAGTGGCCGATGTGTCCATCATTAACCTGCAAGTCtgtaagaagaagaaatggCCTGGTCTTTCTGCAGATGTTATCTGTGCAGGTGGATATAGCACAAAGCGAACTCTTTGTAAG GGGGATTTTGGTGGCCCACTGGTGTGTGACGGGAAGGCTGCGGGTGTGGCGTCTTATAACAAATGTGGCAACTGCAACAGGGAAAATGAACCCAGCATCTATACGGACATCTCAAAGTTCCTCCCATGGATCAACAAAGTTGTCAAGACAAATGACTGGACAGATTGTAAAGAATAA
- the LOC126397269 gene encoding mast cell protease 8-like isoform X3, with amino-acid sequence MKLCCVKRVDSNSPTQQVEHPVATMHGLHKFLLFNVLACLGRNLSGSGIIGGGKAPENSMLYMASIQSNNKHVCGGFRISKDIVVTAARCDVNLDTAKVVLSTQKPGSAIKTVKYISKKCKHPSYENFTKGNDIMLLQVAGEEGMNVGVTTIELTDIQVEANKQCRVAGWGCTTPGGDTVDDLKVADVSIINLQVCKKKKWPGLSADVICAGGYSTKRTLCKGDFGGPLVCDGKAAGVASYNECGNCINTNEPSIYTDISKLLPWINKVCKNWKDCKK; translated from the exons ATGAAACTGTGCTGTGTGAAAAGGGTTGACTCAAATTCCCCAACACAACAGGTTGAGCATCCTGTCGCCACGATGCACGGTCTGCACAAGTTCCTGCTGTTCAATGTCCTGGCTTGTCTCGGACGAAACC TATCTGGGAGTGGAATTATAGGTGGAGGAAAAGCCCCGGAGAACTCGATGCTGTATATGGCCTCGATACAGAGCAACAATAAACATGTGTGTGGAGGATTCCGCATCAGTAAAGACATtgtggtcactgctgcacgctgTGATGT gaatCTGGATACAGCAAAAGTTGTTCTGAGCACCCAAAAACCTGGTAGTGCtataaaaacagtgaaataCATCAGCAAGAAGTGCAAACACCCCTCTTATGAGAATTTTACAAAAGGAAATGACATCATGCTCCTACAA GTGGCGGGGGAGGAGGGAATGAATGTTGGTGTAACAACAATTGAATTGACTGATATTCAGGTAGAAGCAAACAAACAGTGCCGTGTAGCTGGATGGGGTTGCACTACACCTGGTGGTGACACTGTAGATGATCTGAAAGTGGCCGATGTGTCCATCATTAACCTGCAAGTCtgtaagaagaagaaatggCCTGGTCTTTCTGCAGATGTTATCTGTGCAGGTGGATATAGCACAAAGCGAACTCTTTGTAAG GGGGATTTTGGTGGTCCACTGGTGTGTGACGGGAAGGCTGCGGGTGTGGCGTCTTATAACGAATGTGGCAACTGCATCAACACAAATGAACCCAGCATCTATACGGACATCTCAAAGCTCCTCCCATGGATCAACAAAGTTTGCAAGAATTGGaaagactgtaaaaaataa
- the LOC126396889 gene encoding LOW QUALITY PROTEIN: mast cell protease 3-like (The sequence of the model RefSeq protein was modified relative to this genomic sequence to represent the inferred CDS: inserted 1 base in 1 codon; substituted 1 base at 1 genomic stop codon) produces the protein MHALHGFLLFHLLTCLGLHALGSEIINGNKVPENLMLYMASVQNNEGQHVCGGFLINEDFVLTAAHCDDDSITRVVLGTHNLKNINYVNIRNIQQRYKHPYYQTVGKGKDIMLLKLAEKARLDNRVQTIPLPRPETNIKENQRCRVAGWGSIKTNGSIVDDLRVVDVSIINLQVCKEKWSRLPLPDSVICAGGYKTNKGFCQGDSGGPLVCDGKAVGVVSFNKFANCNYPNVPNVYTETSKYLGWIKSIIKPYEKPTSVVLGTHNLKKVDNDTMRYSVKTCKHPSYESVSKGDDIMLLKLSKKAXLNKAVQLIKLPKTDIKIKDKAKCCVAGWGSTETGGRAVDVLEEADVSIINPEVCKKEWLKSPSLKLPANVMCAGGYETKEGFCQGDSGGPLVCDGTAIGXSFNKFANCNYPDVPNVYTDISKYLPWIKKILKQGNC, from the exons ATGCATGCTCTACACGGGTTTCTGCTTTTTCATCTTCTGACATGTCTTGGACTTCACG CACTTGGGAGTGAAATCATAAATGGTAATAAGGTCCCTGAGAACTTAATGCTGTATATGGCCTCGGTGCAGAACAACGAAGGACAACATGTGTGTGGAGGATTCCTAATCAATGAAGACTTTGTGCTCACTGCTGCACACTGTGATGACGA CAGCATTACACGTGTTGTTCTTGGCACCCACAATCTCAAGAACATTAACTACGTAAACATAAGAAACATTCAACAGAGATACAAACACCCATATTATCAGACAGTAGGAAAGGGAAAGGACATCATGCTCCTCAAA CTGGCTGAGAAGGCTCGACTGGACAACCGAGTCCAAACCATTCCACTTCCCAGACCTGAAACAAACATTAAAGAAAACCAAAGGTGCCGTGTAGCTGGATGGGGTTCCATAAAAACTAATGGTAGCATTGTTGATGATCTGAGAGTGGTGGATGTGTCTATCATCAACCTGCAAGTCTGTAAGGAGAAATGGTCTCGTCTTCCTCTTCCTGACAGTGTTATCTGTGCAGGTGGATATAAGACCAACAAAGGATTCTGTCAG GGTGATTCTGGTGGTCCTCTGGTGTGTGATGGGAAGGCTGTTGGAGTCGTGTCTTTCAACAAGTTTGCAAACTGTAACTACCCAAATGTGCCCAACGTCTACACGGAGACCTCAAAATATCTTGGCTGGATCAAAAGCATCATCAAACCTTATGA GAAACCTACAAGTGTCGTCCTTGGCACCCACAATCTCAAGAAGGTTGATAATGACACAATGAGATACAGTGTGAAGACATGCAAGCATCCATCTTATGAGAGTGTCTCAAAGGGGGATGACATCATGCTCCTAAAG TTGTCTAAGAAAGCTTGACTCAACAAGGCAGTACAACTGATTAAACTTCCGAAgactgacattaaaataaaggaTAAAGCAAAGTGCTGTGTGGCTGGATGGGGTTCCACAGAGACTGGTGGTAGAGCGGTTGATGTGCTGGAAGAGGCAGATGTGTCTATCATAAACCCGGAGGTCTGTAAGAAAGAATGGCTTAAAAGTCCATCATTAAAACTTCCTGCCAATGTTATGTGTGCAGGTGGATATGAGACAAAGGAAGGATTCTGTCAG GGTGATTCTGGTGGTCCTCTGGTGTGTGACGGGACGGCTATTG GGTCTTTCAACAAGTTTGCAAACTGTAACTACCCAGATGTACCCAACGTCTACACGGATATATCAAAATACCTTCCCTGGATCAAAAAGATTCTCAAGCAAGGGAATtgttaa
- the LOC126397269 gene encoding mast cell protease 8-like isoform X2, translated as MKLCCVKRVDSNSPTQQVEHPVATMHGLHKFLLFNVLACLGRNLSGSGIIGGGKAPENSMLYMASIQSNNKHVCGGFRISKDIVVTAARCDVNLDTAKVVLSTQKPGSAIKTVKYISKKCKHPSYENFTKGNDIMLLQVGGDEGMNVDVKTIALTDSKVEENKNCSVAGWGCTTPGGDTVDDLKVANVSIINLQVCKRKKWPGLSADVICAGGYSTKRTLCKGDFGGPLVCDGKAAGVASYNECGNCINTNEPSIYTDISKLLPWINKVCKNWKDCKK; from the exons ATGAAACTGTGCTGTGTGAAAAGGGTTGACTCAAATTCCCCAACACAACAGGTTGAGCATCCTGTCGCCACGATGCACGGTCTGCACAAGTTCCTGCTGTTCAATGTCCTGGCTTGTCTCGGACGAAACC TATCTGGGAGTGGAATTATAGGTGGAGGAAAAGCCCCGGAGAACTCGATGCTGTATATGGCCTCGATACAGAGCAACAATAAACATGTGTGTGGAGGATTCCGCATCAGTAAAGACATtgtggtcactgctgcacgctgTGATGT gaatCTGGATACAGCAAAAGTTGTTCTGAGCACCCAAAAACCTGGTAGTGCtataaaaacagtgaaataCATCAGCAAGAAGTGCAAACACCCCTCTTATGAGAATTTTACAAAAGGAAATGACATCATGCTCCTACAA GTGGGGGGGGATGAGGGAATGAATGTTGATGTAAAAACAATTGCATTGACTGATAGTAAggtagaagaaaacaaaaactgctCTGTAGCTGGATGGGGTTGCACTACACCTGGTGGTGACACTGTAGATGATCTGAAAGTGGCCAATGTGTCCATCATTAACCTGCAAGTCTGTAAGAGGAAGAAATGGCCTGGTCTTTCTGCAGATGTTATCTGTGCAGGTGGATATAGCACAAAGCGAACTCTTTGTAAG GGGGATTTTGGTGGTCCACTGGTGTGTGACGGGAAGGCTGCGGGTGTGGCGTCTTATAACGAATGTGGCAACTGCATCAACACAAATGAACCCAGCATCTATACGGACATCTCAAAGCTCCTCCCATGGATCAACAAAGTTTGCAAGAATTGGaaagactgtaaaaaataa
- the LOC126396807 gene encoding LOW QUALITY PROTEIN: duodenase-1-like (The sequence of the model RefSeq protein was modified relative to this genomic sequence to represent the inferred CDS: inserted 2 bases in 1 codon): protein MHALHKILLFHVLTCLGGKARGSEIINGEKAPENSMPYMVSLQNNIKHVCGGFLISEDFVVTAAHCDCLGITRVVLGTHNLKKTDNGNIRXILKRDKHPSYETEGKGKDIMLLKLAEKARLDNRVQTIPLPRPETNIKENQRCRVAGWGYTGTGGSVVDDLRVVDVSIINLQVCKEKWSGLPLPDSVICAGGYETNKGFCQGDSGGPLVCDGKAVGVVSFNKFANCNYPDVPNVYADISKHLTWIESIINRYE from the exons ATGCATGCTCTGCACAAGATTCTGCTTTTTCATGTTCTGACATGTCTCGGGGGAAAAG CACGTGGGAGTGAAATCATAAACGGGGAAAAAGCCCCGGAGAATTCAATGCCGTATATGGTCTCTCTGCAgaacaacataaaacatgtaTGTGGAGGATTCCTCATCAGTGAAGACTTTGTGGTCACTGCTGCTCACTGCGACTGTTT GGGCATTACACGTGTTGTTCTTGGCACCCATAATCTCAAGAagactgacaatggaaacataCG TATATTAAAGAGAGACAAACACCCATCTTATGAGACAGAGGGAAAGGGAAAGGACATCATGCTCCTCAAA CTGGCTGAGAAGGCTCGACTGGACAACAGAGTCCAGACAATTCCACTTCCCAGACctgaaacaaacataaaagaaaacCAAAGGTGCCGTGTAGCTGGATGGGGTTACACAGGTACTGGTGGTAGTGTTGTTGATGATCTGAGAGTGGTGGATGTGTCTATCATCAACCTGCAAGTCTGTAAGGAGAAATGGTCTGGTCTTCCTCTTCCTGACAGTGTTATCTGTGCAGGTGGATATGAGACCAACAAAGGATTCTGTCAA GGGGATTCTGGTGGTCCTCTGGTGTGTGACGGGAAGGCTGTTGGAGTCGTGTCTTTCAACAAGTTTGCAAACTGTAACTACCCAGATGTGCCCAACGTCTACGCGGATATCTCAAAACATCTTACCTGGATCGAAAGCATCATCAATCGTTATGAGTAA
- the LOC126396646 gene encoding granzyme B(G,H)-like, producing the protein MHALHGFLLFHLLTCLGLHALGSEIINGKKVPENLMLYMASVQNNEGQHVCGGFLINEDFVLTAAHCNDGKPTSVVLGTHNLKKVDNDTMRYSVKTCKHPSYENVSKGDDIMLLKLSKKAQLNKRVQLIKLPKNEIKIKDKAKCRVAGWGYTKTGGKKVDVLQVADVSIINPEVCKKEWLKVPPKVELPANVICAGGYGTKKGFCWGDSGGPLVCGGEAVGVVSFNMKGNCDYPNVPNVYTNISKYLPWIKKILKQRNC; encoded by the exons ATGCATGCTCTACACGGGTTTCTGCTTTTTCATCTTCTGACATGTCTTGGACTTCACG CACTTGGGAGTGAAATCATAAATGGTAAAAAGGTCCCTGAGAACTTAATGCTGTATATGGCCTCGGTGCAGAACAACGAGGGACAACATGTGTGTGGAGGATTCCTAATCAATGAAGACTTTGTGCTCACTGCTGCACACTGTAATGATGG GAAACCTACAAGTGTCGTCCTTGGCACCCACAATCTCAAGAAGGTTGATAATGACACAATGAGATACAGTGTGAAGACATGCAAGCATCCATCTTATGAGAATGTCTCAAAGGGGGATGACATCATGCTCCTCAAA TTGTCAAAGAAAGCTCAACTGAACAAGAGAGTACAACTGATTAAACTTCCGAAGAATGAGATTAAAATAAAGGATAAAGCAAAGTGCCGTGTGGCTGGATGGGGTTACACAAAGACTGGTGGTAAAAAGGTTGACGTGCTGCAAGTGGCAGATGTGTCTATCATAAACCCGGAGGTCTGTAAGAAAGAATGGCTTAAAGTTCCACCTAAAGTTGAACTTCCTGCCAATGTTATCTGTGCAGGTGGATATGGCACAAAGAAAGGATTCTGCTGG ggaGATTCTGGTGGTCCTCTGGTGTGCGGCGGGGAGGCAGTTGGTGTCGTGTCTTTCAACATGAAGGGCAACTGTGACTACCCAAATGTACCCAATGTCTACACGAATATATCAAAATACCTTCCCTGGATCAAAAAGATTCTCAAGCAAAGGAACTGTTAA